One Lucilia cuprina isolate Lc7/37 chromosome 4, ASM2204524v1, whole genome shotgun sequence DNA segment encodes these proteins:
- the LOC111681503 gene encoding opsin Rh2: MDEFFKSPRFEAQMANGSLLDRVTPDMMHLVNPFWGRFPPMDTKMNQILGVFTFVIFIISVCGNGVVVYIFGGTKSLRTPANLLVLNLAFSDFCMMASQCPAMIINFYYETWILGPFWCDIYAICGSMFGCVSIWSMCMIALDRYNVIVKGVSGRPMTVKLAIMKITAIWMFATFWTVMPLLGWNRYVPEGNLTGCSIDTMTREWNPRSYLICYSLLVYYTPLFLICYSYWFIIAAVAAHEKAMREQAKKMNVKSLRSSEDCDKSAEAKLAKVALTTISLWFIAWTPYLIICYFGLFKIDGLTPTATIWGATFAKTSAVYNPIVYGISHPKYRIVLKEKCPLCVFGSTEEPKPDNSDTNTTSQAETSA, from the exons ATGGATGAGTTTTTCAAATCTCCCCGATTTGAAGCTCAAATGGCTAATGGTTCGTTATTGGATAga gTCACCCCCGATATGATGCATTTGGTGAATCCTTTTTGGGGCCGTTTTCCACCCATGGACACTAAAATGAATCAAATTTTAGGTGTTTttacttttgtaatttttattatatcagTTTGTGGCAATGGTGTGGTAGTCTATATATTTGGTGGTACCAAATCTCTTAGAACTCCAGCAAATTTGTTGGTTTTAAATTTAGCCTTTTCTGATTTTTGTATGATGGCTTCCCAGTGTCCGGCTATgattataaatttctattatgAGACCTGGATTTTGGGACCATTTTGGTGTGATATTTATGCTATATGTGGTTCAATGTTTGGTTGTGTATCCATATGGTCCATGTGTATGATTGCTTTGGATCGTTATAATGTAATTGTTAAGGGAGTCTCCGGCCGACCCATGACCGTAAAGTTGGCCATTATGAAAATTACTGCTATTTGGAtgtttgcaacattttggacCGTAATGCCATTGTTGGGTTGGAATAG ATACGTCCCCGAAGGCAATCTAACTGGCTGTAGCATTGATACCATGACCAGAGAATGGAATCCCCGCTCATATTTGATATGTTACTCTCTACTGGTTTACTATACACCTCtatttttgatttgttattCTTATTGGTTCATAATAGCTGCAGTGGCAGCCCACGAAAAAGCCATGCGTGAACAGGCTAAAAAAATGAATGTTAAATCCTTAAGATCTTCCGAAGATTGTGATAAAAGTGCTGAAGCCAAATTAGCTAAAGTAGCATTGACAACAATTTCATTATGGTTTATTGCCTGGACACCGTACttgattatttgttattttggtCTTTTTAAAATTGATGGTTTAACTCCGACCGCCACCATATGGGGAGCAACATTTGCAAAAACTAGTGCCGTTTATAATCCGATTGTTTATGGCATAAG TCATCCCAAGTATCGAattgttttaaaggaaaaatgtCCCTTGTGTGTTTTTGGCTCGACCGAGGAACCTAAACCCGATAATTCTGATACCAATACGACATCACAAGCTGAAACTTcagcttaa